A window of the Acidobacteriota bacterium genome harbors these coding sequences:
- a CDS encoding CRTAC1 family protein, protein MKFVDVTNDVGIGVHGAGSVTWGDFNNDGYEDLLIGCGDLYINSGPPDFTFSKHTTFTGGNGGHWGDIDNDGDLDFFCTSGTNALWINNGDGTFSNQTDSSGLKNRGCSAYDGDCGCTSANPWCPWNSWPFTASAWGDYDADGYIDLYIGNYETWDGSTLYCWPDFFYKNNGNKTFTDVSWTSGVRDADGDGTQDEKPNEVDRRCVRGVTWGDYNNDNLNDIYISNYRIMPNTLWENQGSGKFKNVADSKGCAKADNVGDEGHTLGSDWGDMDNDGDIDLYEADLAHEIYWLFLGHDASALYRNNGPPDYNFTNIRPNTGMEQMSTSRNDWTETSPTWGDADNDGDIDIYVTQIYMYSSYYSKMYRNNGIGGDGYQKFTDMTNYYGDCPSDPKQPPAAGANCMKLWYSSTAAWADYDNDGDLDLAAGGNNYWVECSDSDGDGTGECQYINTPEPEKPDCNTADANTWCQPSYFHLFKNVTANSNHWLELNLLGTTYNNRAAIGARVKATVGSTAMMREVSGGTGYHSTQNSMRIHFGLGSSTVVNQLEIRWPDGTTKILSNVNADQIMTVCDQETISGLRFSSDKSTITWDPVSGAESYDIVKGDLNSLRSSHGDFSSSLTGCVENDSADTQTFDDSQPPAGEGFYYLARFEHSGGKKSTYDVCSTYQKGARDAEINASTNKCE, encoded by the coding sequence ATGAAATTCGTTGACGTCACGAACGATGTCGGCATCGGCGTCCATGGAGCCGGGTCAGTGACGTGGGGCGATTTCAATAACGACGGCTATGAAGACCTACTGATCGGCTGCGGCGACTTGTACATTAATTCCGGTCCACCAGATTTCACCTTTTCGAAGCATACGACATTCACGGGTGGCAACGGCGGCCACTGGGGAGATATCGACAACGACGGAGACCTCGATTTCTTCTGCACGAGCGGTACGAATGCTCTCTGGATCAACAACGGCGACGGGACATTCTCTAACCAGACGGACAGCTCCGGCCTGAAGAATAGGGGATGCTCGGCTTACGATGGCGATTGCGGCTGCACGAGTGCCAACCCATGGTGTCCATGGAACTCATGGCCCTTCACGGCATCCGCCTGGGGCGATTACGATGCAGACGGCTACATTGATCTCTACATCGGAAACTATGAGACCTGGGATGGCAGCACTCTCTATTGCTGGCCTGATTTCTTCTATAAAAACAATGGAAACAAGACGTTTACCGATGTTTCCTGGACGAGCGGAGTTCGCGATGCTGACGGTGATGGAACGCAGGACGAAAAGCCTAATGAAGTAGATCGGCGATGCGTGAGAGGAGTGACCTGGGGCGATTATAACAACGACAACCTGAACGACATCTATATTTCAAACTATAGAATCATGCCCAATACGCTCTGGGAAAATCAGGGGAGCGGAAAGTTCAAGAATGTAGCGGATTCGAAGGGATGTGCTAAAGCCGATAATGTAGGTGATGAAGGACATACACTCGGTTCGGATTGGGGCGACATGGATAATGACGGCGACATCGACCTCTACGAAGCTGATCTTGCCCACGAGATTTACTGGCTATTCTTAGGGCACGATGCTTCTGCTTTGTACAGGAACAACGGCCCTCCTGATTATAATTTCACGAATATCCGCCCGAACACCGGTATGGAGCAGATGTCGACCTCAAGAAACGACTGGACAGAGACATCTCCTACCTGGGGAGATGCAGACAATGATGGCGATATCGATATCTATGTGACGCAGATTTATATGTACTCCAGCTATTACTCCAAAATGTACCGCAACAACGGGATAGGTGGTGATGGATACCAGAAGTTCACGGACATGACGAATTACTATGGTGACTGCCCATCGGACCCGAAACAACCACCGGCAGCCGGAGCGAATTGCATGAAGCTATGGTATTCAAGCACGGCGGCCTGGGCAGATTATGACAATGACGGCGATCTGGATCTGGCTGCAGGGGGAAATAATTACTGGGTGGAATGCAGTGACAGTGATGGAGACGGGACAGGAGAGTGCCAGTACATCAACACTCCAGAGCCGGAGAAGCCTGACTGCAACACGGCCGATGCCAACACGTGGTGCCAGCCTTCTTATTTCCATCTTTTCAAGAATGTTACAGCAAATAGCAACCACTGGCTCGAGCTAAATTTGCTTGGGACCACATACAACAATCGGGCAGCCATCGGCGCGAGAGTCAAAGCGACTGTGGGAAGCACTGCGATGATGAGAGAGGTCTCCGGGGGAACAGGCTATCATTCCACTCAGAACTCCATGAGAATCCATTTTGGGTTGGGATCATCCACCGTGGTTAATCAACTCGAGATTCGCTGGCCGGATGGGACGACGAAGATCCTCTCCAATGTCAATGCTGATCAGATCATGACCGTTTGTGACCAGGAAACGATTTCAGGGCTCAGGTTCTCAAGTGATAAGTCAACTATCACATGGGATCCGGTTTCCGGTGCAGAATCCTATGATATCGTGAAAGGCGATCTGAACTCCCTGCGTTCGAGCCATGGCGATTTTTCTTCCTCGCTGACTGGATGTGTCGAGAATGACAGCGCGGACACGCAGACTTTTGATGACAGCCAGCCTCCTGCAGGTGAAGGATTCTATTACCTGGCAAGGTTTGAACATTCTGGCGGCAAAAAGAGCACCTATGATGTTTGCTCGACCTATCAGAAGGGAGCCCGAGACGCTGAAATAAATGCATCGACTAACAAGTGTGAATAG
- a CDS encoding carboxypeptidase-like regulatory domain-containing protein, translating into MRKMKMVLLKKLICFCLSLSLLVLPSLSFSKEAGSELRGKVFRSDGKTAIMGATVRAYHIESGKLYNSAPTDESGSYALTHLPYGYYDVAVETPEGLFVSTQVINVAPDSKLSLSFAISSFEEQPQEWWAGKEKPQIPALKKESSGIAKVLERKGGKAFWKSGKGIATILVGSAAVIGAIIASGGEEGSPH; encoded by the coding sequence ATGAGAAAGATGAAAATGGTATTGCTTAAAAAATTGATCTGCTTTTGTCTTTCGCTGTCACTTCTTGTATTACCTTCCCTCTCTTTTTCCAAGGAAGCCGGGTCGGAACTACGCGGAAAGGTCTTCCGGTCAGATGGAAAGACAGCCATAATGGGCGCTACCGTCAGAGCTTACCACATCGAATCGGGGAAACTTTACAACAGCGCGCCGACGGATGAATCGGGGTCTTATGCGCTGACCCATCTTCCCTACGGTTATTACGATGTCGCCGTCGAGACACCAGAAGGTCTTTTCGTATCGACACAGGTGATCAACGTTGCTCCCGATAGCAAACTATCGCTCTCCTTTGCCATTAGCTCCTTCGAGGAACAGCCGCAGGAATGGTGGGCAGGAAAGGAGAAACCCCAGATTCCAGCTCTGAAGAAAGAATCTTCAGGAATTGCAAAGGTTCTCGAACGGAAAGGCGGAAAGGCTTTCTGGAAAAGCGGTAAAGGGATTGCCACCATCCTTGTTGGCTCGGCAGCCGTCATCGGCGCCATCATCGCCAGCGGCGGAGAGGAAGGCAGCCCACATTAA
- a CDS encoding replication-associated recombination protein A, with protein MEKNQEKRVTASAPLADRMRPMDFDEFLGQDDIVGEGKLLRRAIEKDELRSIILWGPPGSGKTTLAHIIAHHTKAKFIPFSAVLAGIKEVKEVMAQAEEHRKMFGQKTILFIDEIHRFNKAQQDAFLPYVEKGIIILIGATTENPSFEVIAPLLSRSKVYVLRPLSQEMIEKILKKALTDERGLMRLNVSIEDTLLKEIAILSQGDARFALNILEFVCANAQPGEAGRRKIAREMIIDALQKTSLYYDKDGEEHYNLISALHKSLRNSDPDAALYWLARMLQSGEDPLYIARRMVRFASEDVGVADPQALQVAIAAKEAIHFLGIPEGDLALAEAAVYLAMAPKSNSLYEAYGKVTDDIRKGEVFPVPLHLRNAPTGLMKALKYGEGYKYAHDFEDAMTDMDCLPEKLRSRKYYTPTARGFEKLIRERLEKWEAFKKRNKDKAGKK; from the coding sequence ATGGAGAAGAATCAAGAGAAAAGAGTAACCGCGTCTGCGCCGTTAGCGGACAGGATGAGGCCCATGGACTTCGATGAGTTCCTGGGTCAGGACGACATAGTTGGCGAGGGAAAGCTCCTCCGGCGCGCCATCGAAAAAGACGAGTTGCGCTCCATAATCCTCTGGGGACCACCAGGCTCAGGCAAGACGACTCTCGCACACATCATCGCACATCACACGAAGGCAAAGTTCATCCCTTTCAGTGCCGTCCTCGCGGGGATCAAAGAGGTCAAAGAGGTCATGGCTCAGGCGGAAGAGCACAGGAAGATGTTCGGTCAGAAGACCATCCTCTTCATAGATGAGATTCACCGGTTTAACAAAGCCCAGCAAGATGCATTCCTGCCATACGTTGAAAAAGGGATCATCATCCTCATCGGAGCGACTACCGAGAATCCATCCTTCGAAGTGATCGCTCCCCTCCTCTCCCGCTCAAAGGTATACGTCCTGAGGCCTCTCTCCCAAGAGATGATAGAGAAGATTCTGAAGAAGGCGCTGACCGATGAGAGAGGTTTGATGCGGCTTAACGTTTCCATTGAAGACACTCTGCTGAAAGAGATCGCCATCCTTTCGCAAGGAGACGCGCGCTTTGCCCTCAACATCCTCGAGTTCGTCTGCGCGAATGCTCAACCGGGTGAAGCAGGAAGAAGAAAGATCGCACGGGAGATGATCATAGACGCTCTTCAAAAGACGTCGCTCTATTACGACAAGGATGGTGAAGAACACTACAACCTCATATCTGCTCTCCATAAATCGCTCAGGAATTCAGATCCCGACGCTGCGCTCTACTGGCTTGCGAGGATGTTGCAATCCGGAGAAGACCCCCTCTACATAGCAAGGCGTATGGTGAGGTTTGCCAGTGAGGACGTAGGAGTAGCTGATCCTCAGGCCCTCCAAGTCGCCATCGCCGCCAAGGAGGCCATCCATTTCCTCGGGATACCGGAAGGTGATCTCGCCCTCGCCGAGGCAGCCGTCTATCTCGCAATGGCTCCCAAGAGCAACTCCCTCTATGAAGCCTATGGAAAAGTGACCGACGACATCCGAAAAGGCGAGGTCTTCCCCGTTCCTCTGCATCTGAGGAATGCTCCGACCGGACTTATGAAAGCGTTGAAGTATGGGGAGGGGTATAAATACGCCCACGATTTCGAGGATGCCATGACCGATATGGATTGTCTCCCGGAGAAACTCAGATCAAGGAAGTACTATACGCCGACGGCAAGAGGATTCGAGAAGCTGATCAGAGAGAGGCTCGAAAAATGGGAAGCATTCAAGAAAAGGAACAAAGATAAAGCCGGGAAAAAATAA
- a CDS encoding PAS domain S-box protein, protein MLAAFLPIEFQNPRWIIVMNTSSSSAVSSARNFFGEFTLLLLLIMVALFVGTIQVFRDITERKRMEQILAESEEKYRRVVEGSLAGVYIHQDGIFKFVNKRFCEIMGYDYEELIDRMGPLDLAHPENKILVQKKIEERLKGQVQVAEYEARAVRKNGEIIPVRILGSTIIYRGKPAIMGTILDQSKEKALELQLIQSQKMESLGQLAGGIAHDFNNIPGIIVGSLDILKSTNPNERSTRYIDMSLEAAKRGSDEEPLFPSISPWRRSPPKRWNSMRSSAK, encoded by the coding sequence ATGCTGGCTGCTTTTCTCCCGATAGAGTTCCAGAACCCCCGCTGGATCATCGTGATGAACACCTCTTCCAGCAGCGCGGTCTCCTCTGCCCGCAACTTCTTCGGTGAATTCACTCTCCTCCTCCTGCTAATCATGGTGGCTCTCTTCGTCGGAACCATTCAGGTGTTCCGCGATATCACCGAGAGAAAGAGGATGGAACAGATCCTAGCCGAATCGGAAGAAAAATACCGGAGAGTTGTGGAAGGGTCGCTAGCAGGAGTTTATATTCATCAGGATGGGATCTTCAAGTTCGTCAACAAGCGCTTCTGCGAGATTATGGGTTACGATTATGAGGAACTCATCGACAGGATGGGACCGCTTGATCTTGCACATCCGGAAAATAAGATCCTCGTGCAAAAGAAGATCGAAGAACGCTTGAAAGGCCAGGTCCAGGTTGCCGAATATGAAGCCAGAGCCGTCAGGAAGAACGGAGAGATCATACCGGTCCGGATCCTTGGCAGCACCATAATCTACCGTGGAAAACCCGCCATCATGGGGACCATCCTGGACCAGAGCAAGGAAAAGGCGCTCGAGCTTCAACTGATCCAATCGCAGAAGATGGAAAGCCTTGGTCAACTGGCGGGTGGGATCGCCCATGACTTCAACAACATTCCGGGAATCATCGTAGGGTCTCTGGATATCCTTAAGAGCACGAACCCTAATGAGCGTTCGACCAGATACATCGACATGTCCCTTGAAGCCGCCAAGCGTGGTTCCGATGAGGAACCACTTTTTCCCTCTATTTCCCCATGGCGCAGGTCACCGCCGAAAAGATGGAATTCAATGAGAAGCTCGGCGAAATAA
- a CDS encoding response regulator, which yields MEFNEKLGEIKGGTEKLLIVEDEEALRQLLKETFMVLGYEILQATDGFEAIELFREKADLIDLVILDIGLPGMAGDIVAMKLKSIRPHARIVIASGYLEFPRKAELLELGVKEFIQKPYSIMEIASTVRRILDEAPFSPV from the coding sequence ATGGAATTCAATGAGAAGCTCGGCGAAATAAAGGGAGGAACCGAGAAGCTCCTCATCGTGGAAGATGAGGAGGCGCTGCGGCAGCTCTTGAAGGAGACATTCATGGTGCTGGGCTACGAGATCCTCCAGGCCACCGATGGTTTTGAGGCAATCGAACTTTTCCGGGAGAAGGCCGATCTCATCGACCTTGTCATCCTAGATATCGGTCTGCCAGGGATGGCGGGAGACATCGTCGCCATGAAGCTGAAATCCATTCGCCCTCATGCCAGAATCGTGATCGCCAGTGGGTATCTGGAATTCCCCAGGAAGGCAGAGCTCCTCGAACTCGGCGTGAAAGAATTTATCCAGAAGCCTTATTCCATAATGGAAATCGCCAGCACTGTCCGCCGCATCCTCGACGAAGCCCCTTTCTCCCCTGTATGA
- a CDS encoding cold shock domain-containing protein → MPKGKIKWFNNTKGYGFIEREDGPDVFVHYSAIQSEGYKTLDKGEEVEFEIKEGPRGPHAERVMKL, encoded by the coding sequence TTGCCTAAAGGAAAGATCAAGTGGTTCAATAACACAAAAGGTTATGGCTTTATTGAGAGAGAGGATGGACCGGATGTTTTCGTCCATTACTCCGCAATACAGTCGGAAGGGTACAAAACGCTTGACAAGGGGGAAGAAGTAGAGTTCGAAATCAAGGAAGGACCTCGGGGGCCCCACGCCGAAAGAGTCATGAAACTGTAA